In Vicinamibacterales bacterium, the following proteins share a genomic window:
- a CDS encoding LD-carboxypeptidase yields the protein MNRRQFVQSLGVAAAASGIRSVRAAAAAPIKPRRLAAGDTIALVSPASATFNSLDLQIARESLEALGFKVRQGEHMMERHGYLAGADKARAEDINKAFADRSIAGIHAIRGGWGSARLLPYLDFDAIRRNPKVLIGYSDITALLLSIHAKAGLITFHGPIGLGRWDAWSLDYYRRVLMGAEAVTYSNKQGLSNDRNSLVQVEFRTLTHTPGRARGRLLGGNLTVLTAILGSPYLPEWDDAILFCEDVGEDLYRVDRMFTQLKLAGVLAKIKGFVFGGCSECGPGEGYASLTLEEIIRDHIRPLGVPAWQGAMIGHAQPQWTLPVGAPVEIDASAGTIRLLDPAVG from the coding sequence ATGAACCGCCGACAGTTCGTTCAGTCGCTGGGCGTGGCCGCGGCCGCTTCCGGGATCCGCTCCGTCCGCGCCGCCGCCGCGGCGCCGATCAAGCCGAGACGGCTGGCCGCCGGAGACACGATCGCGCTGGTCAGCCCGGCGAGCGCGACGTTCAACAGCCTCGACCTGCAGATCGCCCGCGAGTCGCTCGAGGCGCTCGGCTTCAAGGTCCGGCAGGGCGAGCACATGATGGAGCGCCACGGTTATCTCGCCGGCGCCGACAAGGCGAGGGCGGAGGACATCAACAAGGCGTTCGCCGATCGTTCCATCGCCGGCATCCACGCGATTCGCGGCGGCTGGGGGAGCGCGCGGCTGCTTCCCTATCTCGACTTCGACGCCATCCGGCGCAATCCCAAAGTGCTGATCGGCTACAGCGACATCACCGCGCTGCTGCTGTCGATCCATGCGAAAGCCGGCCTCATCACCTTTCACGGACCGATCGGTCTCGGCCGCTGGGACGCGTGGTCGCTCGACTACTACCGCCGGGTCCTGATGGGCGCGGAAGCCGTCACGTACTCGAACAAGCAGGGGCTGTCGAACGACCGCAACAGTCTCGTCCAGGTCGAGTTCCGCACGCTGACCCACACCCCGGGCAGGGCGCGCGGCCGGCTGCTCGGCGGCAACCTGACGGTGCTCACCGCCATTCTCGGCTCCCCCTACCTGCCCGAGTGGGACGACGCGATTCTGTTCTGTGAGGATGTGGGAGAGGATCTGTATCGCGTCGATCGGATGTTCACCCAGCTCAAGCTCGCGGGCGTGTTGGCGAAGATCAAAGGATTCGTCTTCGGCGGCTGTTCCGAATGCGGGCCCGGCGAAGGATACGCGTCGCTGACGCTCGAGGAGATCATCCGCGATCACATCAGGCCGCTCGGCGTGCCGGCATGGCAGGGGGCGATGATCGGCCACGCGCAGCCGCAATGGACGCTGCCGGTCGGCGCACCCGTCGAGATCGACGCCTCGGCCGGAACGATCAGACTGCTCGACCCGGCGGTCGGCTGA
- a CDS encoding MBL fold metallo-hydrolase: MISLTFLGAARTVTGSKYLVEAGGARILVDAGLFQGLKELRLRNWADFPIPASSIQAIVLTHAHLDHCGYLPRLVSQGFKGRVFCTQGTQDLCRIVLPDSGRIHEEDAEYANRRGFSKHAPALPLYREVDALRAVSQLQPIGYERPVPVASGIEVEFINAGHLLGSAFLRMKIDGRTIVFGGDLGRFGRPVLPDPTMVEAADFLLVESTYGDREHAQDDDGVRLEQIVKDTAARGGKLIIPAFAIGRVEELLYWVKRLEEEKRIPVLPVFVDSPMAAAALQRYSERVHELDPEMHPEERDDKAPLDAAAPHSESVRRKIARQEREMCAFCTERFHVIANVEESKQLTASQAPAIVISASGMAEGGRVLHHLKAALPNRQNTVLFAGYQGAGTRGRRLVDGEKSIKIHGQWVPVAARIERIDSMSAHADAGEIMRWLGGFKAAPAHTFIVHGEPAAQDALAARIQRELGWQAHAPEHGERQEL, translated from the coding sequence ATGATTTCGCTGACGTTTCTCGGCGCGGCGCGGACGGTGACCGGCTCGAAGTACCTCGTGGAAGCCGGCGGCGCCCGCATTCTCGTCGATGCCGGCCTGTTCCAGGGGCTCAAGGAGCTGCGGCTCCGCAACTGGGCCGACTTTCCCATACCGGCGTCGAGCATCCAGGCGATCGTCCTGACGCACGCGCATCTGGATCACTGCGGCTACCTGCCGCGTCTCGTCTCGCAGGGGTTCAAGGGGCGGGTCTTCTGCACGCAAGGCACCCAGGATCTCTGCCGCATCGTGCTCCCCGACTCGGGCCGCATCCACGAAGAGGACGCCGAGTATGCGAACCGGCGCGGCTTTTCGAAGCACGCGCCGGCGCTGCCGCTCTATCGCGAAGTCGATGCGCTCCGCGCCGTGTCGCAGCTGCAGCCCATCGGCTACGAACGCCCGGTGCCGGTCGCCAGCGGAATCGAAGTGGAGTTCATCAACGCCGGACACCTGCTCGGTTCGGCGTTCCTCCGGATGAAGATCGACGGCCGGACGATCGTGTTCGGCGGCGACCTGGGGCGGTTCGGACGCCCGGTGCTGCCGGATCCGACGATGGTGGAGGCGGCGGACTTCCTGCTGGTGGAATCCACCTATGGCGATCGCGAGCACGCGCAGGACGACGACGGCGTCCGCCTCGAACAGATCGTCAAGGACACCGCGGCGCGCGGCGGAAAGCTGATCATTCCGGCGTTCGCCATCGGGCGCGTCGAGGAGCTGCTCTACTGGGTCAAGCGGCTCGAGGAGGAGAAGCGGATTCCGGTGCTGCCGGTTTTCGTCGACAGCCCGATGGCGGCCGCGGCGCTTCAGCGCTACAGCGAGCGGGTGCACGAACTCGATCCCGAGATGCATCCGGAGGAGCGCGACGACAAGGCGCCGCTCGATGCGGCGGCGCCTCACTCCGAGAGCGTCCGGCGCAAGATCGCGCGGCAGGAGCGCGAGATGTGCGCCTTCTGCACCGAACGCTTCCACGTGATCGCCAACGTCGAAGAATCGAAGCAGCTGACCGCTTCGCAGGCCCCCGCGATCGTGATTTCCGCCAGCGGAATGGCGGAAGGCGGGCGGGTGCTGCACCACCTGAAGGCGGCGCTGCCGAACCGGCAGAACACGGTGCTCTTCGCCGGGTATCAGGGGGCCGGCACGCGCGGGCGCCGGCTCGTCGACGGCGAGAAGAGCATCAAGATCCACGGCCAGTGGGTGCCGGTGGCGGCACGCATCGAGCGCATCGATTCGATGTCGGCGCATGCCGATGCCGGCGAGATCATGCGCTGGCTCGGCGGTTTCAAGGCGGCGCCGGCGCACACCTTCATCGTTCACGGCGAGCCGGCGGCGCAGGACGCGCTCGCCGCGCGCATCCAGCGGGAGCTCGGCTGGCAGGCGCACGCGCCGGAGCACGGGGAGCGGCAGGAGTTGTAG
- a CDS encoding peptidylprolyl isomerase, which yields MPAAVLIPAALLGAGQQTRAPRQIPLEVRRQAAQPAGATPVEVLNAEKGWAAADVLMPLTRSANREVADAAVRALGRLEDPRLVLPLISLPDISVAARADAIAQSLKGFDPASDPRLVQTALEWLFVQGDKPLSQRTIGEAAQVMVPLGRIAYATPGQMRKAESLILRITLFSRPDFRLGSFYVSGLRALEILARTNTKVSALDPDTVAELEKTVNRQSLNDTGAAAFLALSALINGRGLSEETERIALEHEDAQVRRLAMTVLTGSGAGLDDASRLRLIEEGLGDPSAQVRYEALRAYVRRAARTNGCGPILDRREDRDLHVALAAIDALGDHCKDDEDITGLVMADARVPPTVGSWHRETHAFVALAKRSPEKAAALMEAFASHPVWWVRMYAAGAAAVSADLVHLEKLAYDANDNVREAAVEALYRLKRDEALRPLLAALQRTDAQLLRTAARLLQELPRSTPLSRPLIASLMRVTREGSESARDTRLALLDAIAVHTTGDDAAEMLPLLKDFDEKVAGRATQVITQATGRAVTAAPAAPTRGWPQEFLDLRQCVTVNLTTGRAFRMKMQPASAPIAVDRFLKLATKDHYYDGLTFHRVVPNFVIQGGSPGANEYAGHKEYLRDEVGGRNVRGAVGLSTRGRNTGDAQFFINLVDNNRLDYDYTVFASIEDLSVVDRIQEGDGIRSIHLTKCSG from the coding sequence GTGCCGGCTGCAGTCCTGATTCCGGCGGCGCTGCTGGGTGCCGGCCAGCAGACCCGCGCGCCGCGTCAGATCCCGCTCGAAGTGCGGCGCCAGGCGGCCCAGCCGGCCGGCGCGACGCCCGTCGAGGTCCTCAACGCGGAGAAGGGATGGGCCGCGGCGGACGTGCTGATGCCGCTGACGCGGTCCGCGAACCGCGAGGTCGCCGATGCCGCCGTCCGCGCGCTGGGACGCCTCGAAGATCCCCGCCTCGTGCTGCCGCTCATTTCATTGCCGGACATCTCGGTGGCCGCACGCGCCGACGCCATCGCCCAGTCGTTGAAAGGATTCGATCCCGCCTCGGATCCGCGGCTCGTGCAGACCGCCCTCGAATGGTTGTTCGTGCAGGGAGACAAGCCGCTCAGCCAGCGAACCATCGGTGAGGCGGCGCAGGTGATGGTTCCCCTCGGGCGCATCGCCTACGCGACACCCGGACAGATGCGCAAGGCCGAGAGCCTCATCCTCCGCATCACCCTGTTCTCGCGGCCGGACTTCCGTCTCGGCAGCTTCTACGTATCGGGGCTTCGCGCACTCGAGATCCTGGCGCGCACCAATACGAAAGTGTCGGCGCTCGACCCGGATACCGTCGCCGAGCTCGAGAAGACGGTCAACAGGCAGTCGTTGAACGATACCGGCGCGGCGGCGTTCCTGGCGCTGTCCGCCTTGATCAACGGCCGCGGCCTCAGCGAGGAGACCGAGCGCATCGCGCTCGAGCACGAAGACGCACAGGTACGGCGGCTCGCCATGACCGTCCTTACCGGCAGCGGCGCCGGACTCGACGACGCCTCCCGGCTGCGGTTGATCGAGGAAGGGCTGGGCGATCCTTCCGCGCAGGTCCGCTACGAAGCGCTGCGCGCGTACGTCCGCCGTGCCGCCAGAACGAACGGATGCGGCCCGATTCTCGATCGGAGGGAGGATCGGGATCTCCACGTGGCGCTCGCCGCGATCGACGCGCTCGGCGATCACTGCAAGGACGACGAAGACATCACCGGCCTGGTGATGGCCGATGCGCGAGTGCCTCCCACGGTCGGATCCTGGCATCGCGAGACGCACGCGTTCGTCGCGCTCGCGAAACGCTCGCCCGAGAAGGCCGCAGCCTTGATGGAGGCGTTCGCGAGCCACCCCGTCTGGTGGGTGCGGATGTACGCGGCTGGCGCGGCGGCCGTCTCGGCCGATCTCGTCCACCTCGAGAAGCTCGCATACGACGCCAACGACAACGTGCGTGAGGCGGCCGTCGAGGCGCTGTATCGGTTGAAGCGCGACGAGGCGCTGCGCCCGCTCCTCGCCGCGCTCCAGCGCACGGACGCGCAGCTGCTGCGGACGGCGGCGCGCCTGCTCCAGGAGCTGCCGCGCAGCACCCCGCTGTCCCGCCCGCTGATCGCCTCGCTGATGCGGGTCACCAGGGAAGGCAGCGAGAGCGCGCGGGACACGCGCCTCGCGCTTCTCGACGCCATCGCGGTGCACACGACCGGCGATGACGCGGCCGAGATGCTGCCGCTGCTGAAGGACTTCGACGAAAAGGTGGCCGGCCGCGCCACACAGGTGATCACCCAGGCGACCGGCCGCGCGGTCACGGCTGCGCCCGCCGCCCCCACGCGCGGCTGGCCGCAGGAATTCCTCGACCTGCGCCAGTGCGTCACCGTGAACCTGACGACCGGCCGCGCGTTCCGGATGAAGATGCAGCCGGCCAGCGCGCCGATCGCCGTCGACCGGTTCCTCAAACTGGCGACGAAGGACCACTACTACGACGGCCTGACGTTCCATCGCGTCGTTCCCAACTTCGTGATTCAGGGCGGGAGCCCCGGCGCGAACGAGTATGCCGGCCACAAGGAGTACCTGCGCGACGAGGTGGGGGGCAGAAACGTCCGCGGCGCCGTCGGGCTGTCGACGCGCGGGCGCAACACCGGCGACGCCCAGTTCTTCATCAACCTCGTGGACAACAATCGCCTCGACTACGACTACACGGTCTTTGCGTCGATCGAGGATCTCTCGGTGGTGGATCGGATCCAGGAAGGAGACGGCATCAGATCGATCCATCTCACCAAGTGCAGCGGCTGA
- a CDS encoding ABC transporter permease has product METFLQDLRFGLRTLAKNPGFAYVAIVTLALGVGANAAIFSVVNAVLLRPLPWSDPDRAVMIWSRWTAFDKTWVSDGEVNGYRQQSRTLADVGAWADGQVNLTGDGEPERVASGFVTANLFSVLGAAPVKGRLFTAQEDVPNGPNVVILGYGLWVRRYAGDPSVVGRTIQINGAPYQVVGIMPAGFVLPTDFQNPAPSTLWLPVQWNGSSTDHGSHSFYAAARLKPGVTVAQARDDLHGLARSWTEQGLYPRQMQFDTVTLTLRDEVVGGVRRTLWLLFGAVGFLLLIACANVANLLLARAEARQREMAVRTALGAGAWRVIRQLLTESLVLATISGIAGLVLAAVGVRALAAWNPSSIPRVAGTTVDWRVLAFTMLLALMTTVIFSLAPAARILRSDLTESMKEGSANATTGGARRRFRDALVVAEMALAVVLLIGAGLMLRTLWSLQRIDLGFNPSGVLTMRIALPQAAYPQPEQVVGFYSRLMDRIRTVPGVTAAGAARVLPLGSTIGDFGLRVDGYVPPPGTNAKGDWQIATDGYLQAMGERIVRGRGIEPTDTSSSQLVALVNEEMARRYWAGRDPIGGRFRIGGRADRPWVTVVGVVGDVRHNGVTEVIKEKFYVPHTQWHLSVGNPIRSMTLVLRTSGAPAALAAPVREAIRQMDPNLPVADVREMDEVVGAALSTPTFMSVLLSIFAALALSLSAVGIYGVLSYVVSRRTREIGIRVAIGAGRARVLRMVLGSGVSLALVGIGAGLMLAFGVTRLLRGLLHGVTPADPSTFAAVAAALVGVAAMASLVPAWRASRVDPVIALKSE; this is encoded by the coding sequence ATGGAAACCTTCCTGCAGGATCTCCGCTTCGGGCTGCGCACGCTGGCGAAGAACCCGGGCTTCGCCTATGTCGCGATCGTCACGCTCGCGCTGGGCGTCGGCGCGAACGCCGCGATCTTCAGTGTCGTGAATGCCGTCCTGCTGCGGCCCCTGCCGTGGAGCGATCCGGACCGCGCGGTGATGATCTGGAGCCGCTGGACGGCGTTCGACAAGACGTGGGTGTCGGACGGCGAGGTGAACGGCTACCGCCAGCAGTCGCGCACGCTTGCGGACGTCGGCGCCTGGGCGGACGGGCAGGTGAACCTCACCGGCGACGGCGAACCGGAGCGGGTCGCGTCGGGGTTCGTGACCGCGAACCTGTTTTCCGTGCTCGGCGCGGCGCCCGTCAAGGGACGCCTGTTCACCGCACAGGAAGACGTGCCGAACGGGCCGAACGTCGTGATCCTCGGCTACGGGCTGTGGGTGCGCCGTTATGCCGGCGATCCGTCCGTGGTCGGCCGCACGATCCAGATCAACGGCGCGCCGTATCAGGTCGTCGGCATCATGCCGGCGGGGTTCGTCCTCCCGACGGACTTCCAGAATCCCGCGCCGAGCACGTTGTGGCTGCCCGTCCAGTGGAACGGATCGAGCACCGATCACGGAAGCCACTCGTTCTACGCGGCGGCGCGGTTGAAGCCCGGCGTGACTGTCGCGCAGGCGCGCGACGATCTGCACGGCCTGGCGCGGAGCTGGACGGAGCAGGGCCTCTATCCGCGTCAGATGCAGTTCGACACGGTGACGCTCACGCTGCGCGACGAAGTGGTCGGCGGCGTGCGGCGGACGCTCTGGCTGCTGTTCGGCGCCGTCGGCTTCCTCCTGCTGATTGCCTGCGCGAACGTCGCCAACCTGCTGCTCGCGCGCGCCGAAGCGCGGCAGCGCGAGATGGCGGTGCGGACGGCGCTCGGCGCCGGCGCCTGGCGCGTGATTCGCCAGCTGCTGACCGAGAGCCTCGTGCTCGCCACGATCAGCGGCATCGCCGGCCTCGTGCTCGCGGCCGTCGGCGTGCGCGCGCTGGCCGCCTGGAACCCGTCCAGCATTCCGCGCGTCGCGGGCACGACCGTCGACTGGCGCGTGCTGGCGTTCACGATGCTGCTGGCGCTGATGACGACGGTGATCTTCAGCCTCGCGCCGGCGGCGAGGATCCTGCGTTCGGATCTCACGGAGTCGATGAAGGAAGGCAGCGCGAATGCAACCACGGGCGGCGCGCGCCGGCGCTTCCGCGACGCGCTCGTCGTCGCCGAGATGGCCCTCGCCGTCGTCCTGCTGATCGGGGCCGGGCTCATGCTGCGCACGCTGTGGTCGCTGCAGCGGATCGATCTCGGATTCAACCCGTCGGGTGTGTTGACGATGAGGATCGCGCTGCCGCAGGCGGCGTATCCGCAGCCGGAGCAGGTCGTCGGGTTCTATTCGCGTCTGATGGATCGAATCCGCACGGTACCCGGCGTCACGGCCGCGGGGGCGGCGCGGGTGCTGCCGCTCGGCTCGACGATCGGCGACTTCGGCCTGCGGGTGGACGGCTACGTGCCGCCGCCCGGCACGAACGCCAAGGGGGACTGGCAGATCGCGACGGACGGGTACCTGCAGGCGATGGGGGAACGCATCGTGCGCGGCCGCGGCATCGAGCCGACCGACACCTCCAGCTCGCAGCTCGTCGCGCTCGTCAACGAGGAGATGGCGCGCCGGTACTGGGCCGGACGCGATCCGATCGGGGGGCGGTTCCGGATCGGCGGACGCGCCGATCGGCCGTGGGTCACCGTCGTCGGCGTGGTGGGCGACGTGCGGCACAACGGCGTCACCGAAGTCATCAAGGAGAAGTTCTACGTCCCGCATACGCAATGGCATCTCTCGGTCGGCAACCCGATCCGCTCGATGACCCTGGTGCTGCGCACCAGCGGCGCACCGGCGGCGCTCGCGGCGCCCGTGCGGGAGGCGATCCGGCAGATGGATCCGAATCTGCCCGTTGCGGACGTGCGCGAGATGGACGAGGTGGTGGGCGCGGCGCTCTCGACGCCGACGTTCATGAGCGTGCTGCTGTCGATCTTCGCCGCGCTCGCGCTCTCGCTTTCGGCGGTCGGCATTTACGGCGTGCTGTCGTACGTCGTCAGCCGGCGGACGCGGGAGATCGGCATCCGCGTCGCGATCGGCGCCGGCCGCGCCCGCGTGCTGCGCATGGTGCTCGGCAGCGGCGTGTCGCTGGCGCTCGTCGGCATCGGCGCCGGATTGATGCTGGCGTTCGGCGTCACGCGGCTGCTCCGCGGCCTGCTGCACGGCGTCACGCCGGCTGACCCGTCGACGTTTGCGGCCGTCGCGGCCGCGCTGGTCGGCGTCGCCGCGATGGCCAGCCTGGTGCCGGCCTGGCGCGCGTCACGCGTCGATCCGGTCATCGCGCTAAAATCAGAATGA
- a CDS encoding MFS transporter, translated as MAPDRLFTPRFFVMCGFSFTVFLSAFQLLPTAPFHILDLGGGTSAAGLFLGFLTYASAFSAPVTGTLSDRLGTRRVLIIAGVAITLFTVAYALIPSYKVMLALVLVHGVFWSGLLTGSAAYMTNILPESRRAEGIAYWGLSTIAAIAVAPSIGFWVYQFGWRALCLESAALNVLMAVIAWRLPAQHVSPQAEGTRNGRLIEWRVLILSFTLFLYSFGYGGITSFTALYADANGVTPKGIYLTALALIILVTRPLSGRIGDRWGYRRVFLPCLILITLGLACLTFGGTRFWLVTSAIIFGAGFGTAYPVFASYVMKHVGADRRGAAFGAILACFDTGIGTGSTSMGWLIGRYGFGRAFGVAAILAALSLPYFLFADALLRKRT; from the coding sequence TTGGCGCCTGATCGTCTGTTCACGCCGCGCTTCTTCGTGATGTGCGGCTTCTCGTTCACCGTCTTCCTGTCCGCGTTTCAGCTGCTGCCGACGGCCCCGTTCCACATCCTGGATCTGGGCGGCGGCACCTCGGCGGCCGGATTGTTCCTCGGCTTCCTGACCTATGCGTCCGCGTTCTCGGCGCCGGTCACGGGCACGCTGTCGGATCGCCTCGGCACGCGCCGCGTGCTGATCATCGCCGGCGTCGCGATCACGCTGTTTACCGTCGCCTACGCGCTGATTCCCAGCTACAAGGTCATGCTCGCGCTCGTGCTGGTGCACGGCGTGTTCTGGTCCGGACTGCTGACCGGGTCGGCCGCCTACATGACCAACATCCTCCCGGAGAGCCGCCGCGCCGAAGGGATTGCCTACTGGGGGCTGTCGACGATTGCCGCGATCGCGGTGGCGCCGTCGATCGGCTTCTGGGTGTACCAGTTCGGCTGGCGCGCGCTGTGCCTCGAGAGCGCGGCGTTGAACGTGTTGATGGCGGTGATCGCCTGGCGGCTGCCGGCGCAGCACGTGAGCCCGCAGGCGGAAGGCACGCGCAACGGGCGTCTGATCGAGTGGCGCGTGCTCATCCTGTCGTTCACGCTGTTTCTCTATTCGTTCGGCTACGGCGGCATCACCAGCTTCACGGCGCTCTACGCCGACGCCAACGGCGTCACGCCGAAGGGGATCTATCTCACCGCCCTGGCATTGATCATCCTGGTCACCCGGCCCTTGTCCGGGCGCATCGGGGACCGGTGGGGCTACCGGCGGGTGTTCCTGCCGTGCCTGATCCTGATCACGCTCGGGCTCGCGTGCCTGACGTTCGGCGGCACGCGGTTCTGGCTGGTGACGTCCGCGATCATTTTCGGCGCCGGGTTCGGCACCGCCTATCCGGTGTTCGCCAGCTACGTGATGAAGCACGTCGGCGCGGACCGCCGCGGCGCCGCGTTCGGCGCCATTCTCGCGTGCTTCGATACCGGCATCGGCACGGGCTCCACCAGCATGGGGTGGCTGATCGGCCGCTATGGCTTCGGCCGCGCGTTCGGCGTGGCGGCGATCCTCGCGGCGCTGTCGCTGCCGTATTTCCTGTTCGCCGACGCCTTGCTGCGGAAGAGGACCTAG
- a CDS encoding pyridoxal-phosphate dependent enzyme gives MPADRAALERLHAIPRLPLPWSPPAIEDLARLARTLGVDASLVVKRDDAIPIGFGGNKIRKLQIVAAQALAAGCDTLITTGGVQSNHARATAAIAARLGLRCVLVANGTPQDRPTGNALLDRLLGAEIRYVASREARVPAMEQAAGELRAGGRHPFVIPLGASTAHGAAAYALAIAELLTQMPAPDTIVLATSSGGTQAGIVAGCALHGLATRVIGISADDPAAAIAAEIRRILADLERLIGVSAGRLANARLEIDDGFVGAGYGVPTAESTAAIEACARSEALFLDPTYTAKAMAGLIARARRGELARGITLFWHTGGQVGLFA, from the coding sequence GTGCCCGCTGACCGAGCCGCGCTGGAGCGGCTGCACGCGATCCCGCGTCTTCCGTTGCCGTGGTCCCCTCCCGCCATCGAGGATCTCGCCCGGCTGGCCCGGACGCTGGGCGTCGACGCCTCGCTGGTCGTCAAGCGTGACGACGCGATCCCGATCGGGTTCGGCGGGAACAAGATCCGCAAGCTCCAGATTGTCGCGGCGCAGGCGCTCGCCGCCGGCTGCGACACGCTGATCACGACCGGCGGCGTGCAGTCGAATCACGCGCGCGCCACGGCCGCGATCGCCGCCCGGCTCGGGCTGCGATGCGTTCTGGTGGCGAACGGCACGCCGCAGGACCGTCCCACCGGCAACGCGCTGCTCGATCGCCTGCTCGGCGCCGAGATCCGCTACGTCGCGTCGCGCGAGGCGCGCGTCCCGGCCATGGAGCAGGCGGCCGGGGAGCTGCGGGCCGGGGGGCGCCACCCGTTCGTCATCCCGCTCGGCGCGTCCACGGCGCATGGCGCTGCCGCGTATGCGCTGGCGATTGCCGAGCTTCTCACCCAGATGCCGGCGCCCGACACCATCGTCCTCGCGACGTCGTCGGGCGGCACGCAGGCCGGAATCGTCGCCGGCTGCGCGCTGCACGGGCTCGCGACGAGGGTGATCGGCATCAGCGCCGACGATCCGGCGGCGGCGATTGCCGCCGAGATCCGGCGGATCCTCGCGGATCTCGAGCGCCTGATCGGTGTCAGCGCCGGGCGGCTCGCGAACGCGCGTCTCGAGATAGACGACGGGTTCGTCGGCGCAGGGTACGGCGTGCCGACTGCGGAATCCACGGCGGCGATCGAAGCCTGCGCGCGTTCGGAAGCGCTGTTCCTCGATCCCACGTACACGGCAAAGGCGATGGCCGGGTTGATCGCGCGCGCGCGGCGCGGCGAGCTGGCGCGCGGCATCACGCTCTTCTGGCACACGGGAGGACAGGTGGGGTTGTTCGCATGA
- a CDS encoding NAD(P)/FAD-dependent oxidoreductase yields the protein MASRELAGKSVIVAGAGLAGLSAARALEARGAAVTVIEARDRVGGRVWTLRNQFAARQHAEAGADLIEDEQEHVLTLARELGLEPVRILRSGFGFYGPDARGRRRVQTGPGAMARIGELLRTTVRDFKLAEERWDSPVAAKLGRQSVADWLERAKAPAALRAGVRGFRGFFLADPEDLSMLPLVEQFAGSGPPGRGHIFRIKGGNDRLATAIVKRLRGAVLLSTVVRRIRRHDDRVTVTVEALGKPHTELTADFVVCALPASTARGVFFDPPLPEPQRQAIEHLRYGCATRLLLQFDRRFWRKPRRPLAFGTDLPTGAVWDGNEHQPGPQGILSFLAGGGASKALQDTLHAEGERGVIRQLDWLGRPSRLIASQVVAWDHDPLSRGGYAYFDPGFDPMWRAWLARPAGRIVFAGEHTSIKGQGYMNGAIESGLRAAAEISALVD from the coding sequence ATGGCATCGCGTGAGCTGGCAGGGAAGAGCGTCATCGTCGCCGGAGCGGGGCTCGCCGGACTCTCGGCGGCGAGGGCGCTGGAAGCCCGCGGCGCCGCCGTCACCGTCATCGAGGCGCGCGACCGCGTCGGCGGCCGCGTGTGGACGCTGCGGAACCAGTTCGCGGCGCGGCAGCACGCCGAGGCCGGCGCAGACCTGATCGAGGACGAGCAGGAGCACGTGCTCACTCTCGCCCGGGAGCTTGGCCTCGAGCCGGTCCGCATCCTGCGAAGCGGCTTCGGATTCTACGGCCCGGACGCACGCGGCCGCCGGCGGGTGCAGACCGGTCCGGGCGCGATGGCGAGGATCGGCGAGCTGCTGCGGACCACCGTGCGCGACTTCAAGCTGGCGGAAGAACGGTGGGACAGTCCGGTCGCGGCGAAGCTCGGACGGCAGTCCGTCGCCGACTGGCTGGAGCGCGCCAAGGCACCCGCGGCGCTGCGCGCCGGGGTTCGCGGATTCCGCGGATTCTTCCTGGCCGACCCCGAGGACCTCTCGATGCTCCCGCTCGTCGAGCAGTTCGCCGGGTCGGGTCCGCCCGGGCGCGGGCACATCTTCAGGATCAAGGGGGGCAACGACCGGCTCGCAACGGCAATCGTGAAGCGCCTGCGCGGAGCGGTGCTGCTGAGCACGGTCGTGCGGCGGATCCGCCGTCACGACGACCGCGTCACCGTTACGGTCGAGGCGCTGGGAAAGCCGCACACCGAGCTGACCGCCGACTTCGTCGTCTGCGCGCTGCCGGCCTCGACGGCGCGCGGCGTCTTCTTCGATCCCCCGCTGCCCGAGCCGCAGCGCCAGGCCATCGAACATCTCCGTTACGGCTGCGCGACGCGGCTCCTGCTGCAGTTCGATCGCCGCTTCTGGAGGAAGCCGCGGCGCCCGCTCGCGTTCGGCACCGATCTTCCCACCGGCGCCGTGTGGGACGGCAACGAGCACCAGCCCGGGCCGCAGGGCATCCTGAGCTTCCTCGCCGGCGGCGGTGCGTCGAAAGCGCTGCAGGACACGCTGCATGCCGAAGGGGAGCGCGGCGTGATCCGGCAGCTCGACTGGCTCGGACGGCCGTCTCGGCTGATCGCGTCCCAGGTCGTGGCCTGGGATCACGACCCGCTGTCGCGCGGCGGGTATGCCTATTTCGACCCCGGGTTCGACCCCATGTGGCGCGCGTGGCTCGCCCGTCCGGCAGGGCGCATCGTCTTTGCCGGCGAGCACACGAGCATCAAAGGGCAGGGCTACATGAACGGCGCGATCGAATCGGGCCTGCGGGCCGCGGCGGAGATTTCAGCTCTCGTCGATTAG